Below is a window of Leisingera sp. S132 DNA.
CTTGTCGAGGTAGCCATTAGTGCCGGCGAAGATCACGCAGACGATTTCGGCGTTGGTCAGCGGCGAGTACTGCGCCTGCTTCATCAGCTCGGTCAGACGGGCGCCACGGGCCAGCAGCTGCTGGGTGGCGGCGTCCAGATCGGAGCCGAACTGGGCAAAGGCAGCCATTTCGCGGTACTGGGCCAGCGACAGTTTAACCGGGCCTGCAACCGAGGACATCGCCTTGGTCTGGGCCGAGGAGCCAACGCGCGACACCGACAGACCGGTATTCACGGCGGGGCGGATGCCCTGGTAGAACAGTTCGGTTTCCAGGAAGATCTGGCCGTCGGTGATCGAGATCACGTTGGTCGGAATAAACGCGGACACGTCGCCGCCCTGGGTTTCGATGATCGGCAGCGCGGTCAGCGAGCCGGCACCGAAGTCCTCGTTCAGCTTGGCCGAACGCTCCAGCAGGCGGGAGTGCAGGTAGAAAACGTCGCCCGGGTAAGCTTCACGTCCCGGCGGACGGCGCAGCAGCAGCGACATCTGACGGTAGGCAACCGCCTGTTTGGACAGGTCATCATAGATGATCAGCGCGTGGCGGCCGTTGTCGCGGAAGAATTCCGCCATTGCGGTTGCGGCATAGGGTGCCAGGAACTGCAGCGGAGCCGGGTCGGACGCGGTTGCGGCCACAACGATGGAGTATTCCATCGCGCCGGCCTCTTCCAGTTTCTTCACCAGCTGAGCCACGGTGGAGCGCTTCTGGCCAACCGCGACGTAAACGCAGTACAACTTCTTGCTCTCGTCGTCGCCAGCGGCGTCGTTGTAGGATTTCTGGTTCAGCATCGCGTCCAGAGCAACGGCGGTCTTGCCGGTCTGACGGTCGCCGATGATCAGCTCGCGCTGGCCGCGGCCGATCGGGATCATTGCGTCAACGGACTTGAGGCCGGTTGCCATCGGCTCGTGCACCGATTTACGCGGGATGATGCCCGGTGCTTTCACGTCGGCGACGCCGCGGGTGACGTCGGTGATCGGGCCCTTGCCGTCCAGCGGGTTGCCCAGGCCGTCAACAACGCGGCCCAGCAGGCCGTTGCCGACCGGAACGTCCACAATCGCGTTGGTGCGCTTGACGGTGTCGCCTTCTTTAATGTCGCGGTCGGAGCCGAAGATCACGATACCGACGTTGTCGGCTTCGAGGTTCAGCGCCATGCCCATGATGCCGCCCGGGAATTCGACCATTTCGCCGGCCTGAACATTGTCGAGGCCGTAAACGCGGGCAATACCGTCACCGACGGACAGCACGCGGCCGATTTCTGCCACTTCGGCTTCTTGACCAAAATTCTTGATCTGGTCTTTCAGGATCGCAGAAATCTCTGCTGCTTGGATACCCATTTATCCGACCTCTTTCATTGCATTCTGTAGGGAGTTGAGCTTGGAGCGGATCGAGCTGTCGATCATCTTCGAGCCCACTTTAACGACAAGACCGCCGATGATGGAGGCATCGACGGAAGCATTGATGGTAACTTTCTTGCCCACGCGCTCGGCCAGGGTCTTGGCCAGCTTTTCGCTCTGGGTCTTGGTCAGCGCCTTGGCAGAGATCACCTCGGCGGTCACTTCGCCGCGGGCCTCGGCCAGACGGGCGCGCAGCGCCTCGATCAGCGCGGGCAGCACGAACAGGCGGCGCTTGTCGGCCATCAGGGCCAGGGTGTTGCGCAGCACGGGGTCCAAGCCCATCTTGTCTGCCACCGCGGTGATTGCGGCACCCTGCTCTTCGCGCGACACCAGCGGCGACTGGATCAGGCTGTTGAGATCTTGGCTGTCAGCCAGGGCGGCTGCCAGGTCATTGATGCTGGTTTCAAGGCTGTCGAGCGCCTTATTCTCTTCCGCGATGTCGAACACCGCCGTGGCATAGCGCGCGGCAATGCCTGCAGAAATCGAAGCTGGTTCGGACACGTCCACCCTTCCGATATGTTTTTGGCCCCGGTTGGCGGACCTGGCGATCAGGAGGCGTCCGGGGGCGTGAGTCAGCCCACATGGCAGCGGGGCGTTGAAATCAGCGTGGGTCTAGCAGAGCGGATGCGACCTATCAACTGCCTATAACGGTAACAGGGAAAAGCATGTTTCCATTGTTTTCAACGACTTGCACCAAGTGCGGCCCTTTGACCACAGATGATTTTTAAAAAAGTGCGGCTTAACTGCAGGATTTGGCGATTCCGGAAAGCGGCATTTGCGGCAAAAATCGTCACATATGCCCCCCGCACCGCCTGTCCGGGCGGTTCAGAGCGCCGGAGGACAGTTTCAGGGAATCGAAATCCGCCGCCCTGCGGGTCAGGCCGGTTCCGGCATCGGGTTCGACAAGCCTTCCAGCACCCGGATGCGGCTCGGGGCCTTGGTTCGGGTCATGTGGCCCTTCTGCGGATAGGTCTGCTTGCTGACCTCAACCATGAACACGCCCCCGGCCAGCATCGCGGGCAGCTTGCGGCCCATCTTTTCCAGCATGGCGCCCGATTTCAGCCAGAACCGCTTGTGGCTGGGCAGCCGGTAGAGCGCGGCGGTGTGCTGCTCGATGGCGAACTGATGCTGCCGCAGCTGCCCCTCCAGCTGGCGCAGCGTGTAGGGGCGGCCATAGCCGAAGGGGGTCAGATCGGAGCGCGCCCAAAGACCCGCCCGGTTTGGCACGATGAAAATCGCGCGGCCGCCCGGACCCAGCGCCCGCCAGCATTCCTCCAGCAGCTTGCTGGGCCGTTCCGAGGTTTCCAGCCCGTGCATCACCACCAGCCGGTCGGCGCGGCCGGTGTCGATCGGCCAGCTGGTTTCCTCGCACAGGACGGAGACATTGGGCAGGCCTGCAGGCCATTGCATCACCCCCTGCGGCCCCGGCATCAGCGCCATCACCCGGCGCGCTTCCGGCAGGTACGGCCGCAAGAGCGGCGCGGCAAAGCCGAAGCCCGCCACCGTCAGCCCCTCCGCCTCCGGCCACAGCTCCAGCAGGCGGCCGCGGATCGAGGCCTGCGCCGCACGCCCCAGGGTGCTGCGGTAGTAGAAGTTCCTGAGATCCTGAACATCAAGATGCATTGCGGGCGCCTGCTGCTTCGGCCAATCTGGGCGCAGTTTAGCAATGTAAAGGCGAATGACCATGCCTCTTGAGATCATCACCCTGCCCTGCCTGTCGGATAACTATGCTTTTTTGATCCATAATCCGGCCTCGGGCGGGACCGCGCTGGTGGATGCCCCGGAGGCCGGCGCCATCAGGTCCGCCCTGTCGGAACGCGGCTGGGGACTGGACTGGATCCTGCTGACCCATCACCACTGGGACCATGTGGACGGGGTGGCAGAGCTGCGCGATGCCTTTGGCGCCAAGGTGATTGGTGCGGAGGCAGACGCGCAGCGGCTGCCGGAACTGGATATGGCAGTCCCGGACGGCGGCACTTTCAGCTTGCTGGGCGAACAGGTGCAGGTGATGGATGTGTCCGGCCACACGGTTGGTCATATCGCCTTTTACATGCCCGGCGCCGCGGCGGTTTTCACCGCCGACAGCCTGATGGCGCTGGGATGCGGGCGGCTGTTTGAGGGCACGCCGCAGCAGATGTGGGCCAGCCTGTCGAAACTTGCCGCGCTGCCGCCGCAAACTATGGTTTATTCAGGACATGAATACACGCAGGCTAACGGTGCCTTTGCGATCACCGTGGACCCCGGCAACCCGGCGTTGCAGGCGCGGGTGAGTGATATCGCAAAGGCCAGGGACAATGGCGCCCCCACGGTGCCCTCTTCGCTGCAGCTGGAACTTGACACCAACCCCTTCCTGCGCGCCGGTGACAGTGCCGTGAGAGCCAATCTGGGCATGCAAGATGCTGAAGACACGGAAGTTTTTGCCGAAATCCGCAGGCGGAAGGACAATTTCTAAGGCAATCAAGGATATCGGGGCGCAACAGGGAGAAAATAATTGTGACCCCAAAATGAAGAAAAGACCTTGAAGCCGGCGCTCTATCAACCAAACTCTAACCTTATAAGCACATGGTTGAACTGAGGGGTTGGTTAATACCGCCCCACCGGCCAACCCAAGATCAGAGGAGCACGCCCGTGCCTTCATTCTCGAGCACCCTGGAACAGGCCATTCACGCAGCGCTGGCGCTGGCGAATGAACGCCGTCATGAATTCGCAACCCTGGAACATCTGCTTCTGGCCCTGATTGATGAGCCCGACGCGGCCCGCGTGATGCGCGCCTGCAGCGTCGACCTGAGTGAATTGCGATCGTCGCTGGTCGAGTTCGTGGATGAGGATCTTGCCAACCTTGTGACCGACATCGAC
It encodes the following:
- the atpA gene encoding F0F1 ATP synthase subunit alpha, which codes for MGIQAAEISAILKDQIKNFGQEAEVAEIGRVLSVGDGIARVYGLDNVQAGEMVEFPGGIMGMALNLEADNVGIVIFGSDRDIKEGDTVKRTNAIVDVPVGNGLLGRVVDGLGNPLDGKGPITDVTRGVADVKAPGIIPRKSVHEPMATGLKSVDAMIPIGRGQRELIIGDRQTGKTAVALDAMLNQKSYNDAAGDDESKKLYCVYVAVGQKRSTVAQLVKKLEEAGAMEYSIVVAATASDPAPLQFLAPYAATAMAEFFRDNGRHALIIYDDLSKQAVAYRQMSLLLRRPPGREAYPGDVFYLHSRLLERSAKLNEDFGAGSLTALPIIETQGGDVSAFIPTNVISITDGQIFLETELFYQGIRPAVNTGLSVSRVGSSAQTKAMSSVAGPVKLSLAQYREMAAFAQFGSDLDAATQQLLARGARLTELMKQAQYSPLTNAEIVCVIFAGTNGYLDKVDVKDVGRYEAGLLAHMRSKGKDVLDWITNEDPKIKGDAADKLKAAIDEYAATFA
- a CDS encoding F0F1 ATP synthase subunit delta, producing MSEPASISAGIAARYATAVFDIAEENKALDSLETSINDLAAALADSQDLNSLIQSPLVSREEQGAAITAVADKMGLDPVLRNTLALMADKRRLFVLPALIEALRARLAEARGEVTAEVISAKALTKTQSEKLAKTLAERVGKKVTINASVDASIIGGLVVKVGSKMIDSSIRSKLNSLQNAMKEVG
- a CDS encoding class I SAM-dependent methyltransferase, translated to MHLDVQDLRNFYYRSTLGRAAQASIRGRLLELWPEAEGLTVAGFGFAAPLLRPYLPEARRVMALMPGPQGVMQWPAGLPNVSVLCEETSWPIDTGRADRLVVMHGLETSERPSKLLEECWRALGPGGRAIFIVPNRAGLWARSDLTPFGYGRPYTLRQLEGQLRQHQFAIEQHTAALYRLPSHKRFWLKSGAMLEKMGRKLPAMLAGGVFMVEVSKQTYPQKGHMTRTKAPSRIRVLEGLSNPMPEPA
- the gloB gene encoding hydroxyacylglutathione hydrolase; this translates as MTMPLEIITLPCLSDNYAFLIHNPASGGTALVDAPEAGAIRSALSERGWGLDWILLTHHHWDHVDGVAELRDAFGAKVIGAEADAQRLPELDMAVPDGGTFSLLGEQVQVMDVSGHTVGHIAFYMPGAAAVFTADSLMALGCGRLFEGTPQQMWASLSKLAALPPQTMVYSGHEYTQANGAFAITVDPGNPALQARVSDIAKARDNGAPTVPSSLQLELDTNPFLRAGDSAVRANLGMQDAEDTEVFAEIRRRKDNF